One region of Purpureocillium takamizusanense chromosome 4, complete sequence genomic DNA includes:
- a CDS encoding uncharacterized protein (EggNog:ENOG503P2XI~COG:K): MGLKIKESEGFCGTIMAGAKTTTTGANAAASTSASAIRIRENQRRSRARRKEYVEGLERKVHEYEKHRVEATLEMQTAARTVALENARLRAMLARMGASDADVEAFLQSSQEHDAARALESVRWQGRQQQQADGDAAAASVKAEEPPPARQGDGDGCRPSHGSSTTSHNNNNHSPHAPGYHPAASAGATHYALPPVTPFDKLDVLASASVQQGCCDGRTQCALPAASSGTDSRANSPSSTVGPSPGAVTPSSSGPHPLSPAGDQAFGSPMEMSCNAAAQIIAEMHGYSSSSGAGADRDVTRERLGCNGQSECLVKNTVLFQILENDSNF, from the exons ATGGGTCTCAAGATCAAAGAGAGCGAGGGCTTTTGCGGGACAATCATGGCGGGGGCAAAG acaacgacgacaggAGCCAACGCCGCTGCGTCgacatcggcctcggccatACGCATACGCGAGAACCAGCGCCGCTCGCGCGCTCGCCGAAAGGAGtacgtcgagggcctcgagcgcaaGGTCCACGAGTACGAGAAGCaccgcgtcgaggccacgCTCGAGATGCAGACGGCTGCCCGcaccgtcgccctcgagaacgcccgcctgcgcgccatgCTCGCCCGCATGGGCGCCTctgacgccgacgtcgaggcctttCTGCAGTCCTCGCAGGAGCACGACGCTGCCAGGGCCCTCGAGAGCGTCCGCTGGCAGGgtcgtcagcagcagcaagccgacggtgacgcggccgccgcctctgtcaaggccgaggagccgccgccggcaaggcaaggggacggcgacgggtgccgtccgtctcacggcagcagcactaCATcacacaacaacaacaaccacagTCCTCATGCTCCGGGCTACCACCCGGCAGCCTCGGCTGGGGCCACGCACTATGCGCTCCCGCCCGTCACGCCCTTTGACAAGCTCGACGTCctggcgtcggccagcgTCCAGCAgggctgctgcgacggcCGCACCCAGtgcgccctgcccgccgcctcgtccggcaCCGACTCGCGCGCCAAcagcccctcctccaccgtcgGCCCGAGCCCGGGGGCCGTCACACCGTCCTCGAGCGGGCCTCACCCGCTGTCCCCGGCGGGCGACCAGGCCTTTGGGTCGCCCATGGAGATGTCCTgcaacgccgcggcgcagatCATCGCCGAGATGCACGgctacagcagcagcagcggcgctggcgccgaccGCGACGTGACGAGGGAGAGGCTCGGCTGCAACGGCCAGTCCGAGTGCCTCGTCAAGAACACTGTCCTCTTCCAGATTCTCGAGAATGACAGCAATTTTTGA
- a CDS encoding uncharacterized protein (EggNog:ENOG503P2XI~COG:K~BUSCO:EOG09264VRO) → MASPPYASSPLAMSPPNPSPAQLPNKKRSSTLDVNAPPVKRRKPSNLSQSSGPIHPLRQTSFPPEGGRSPYARSPSVDATSIVSGSAASGVTANGAPKKKRGRKAKNPRPGDESAEQTPSLVGGKAPTTVSGQGGGGDKDAADDDDDDENQEMALEEGVARTQEQKQEEIRLRAMLVEAFDSEQYNRYELWRAAKLSDAVVKRVVNATVSQSVPQMVSTAVKAVAKLFAGEIIESARNVQAEWITAGEKQSDLPTPPPSAKDAAGEEEPEVKCGPLRPDHLREAWRRYRTGGESRGVGMQQLWHAQQGDGVERFSTRTGRRLFK, encoded by the exons atggcgtcgccgccctacgcctcgtcgccgctggccatgtcgccACCCAACCCATCTCCCGCCCAGCTCCCCAACAAGAAACGCTCTTCGACCCTCGACGTCAACGCCCCGCCGGTCAAGCGCCGGAAGCCCTCCAACCTCTCGCAGTCTTCGGGCCCCATTCACCCCTTGCGGCAAACGTCCTTCCCCCCCGAGGGAGGCCGGTCGCCGTATGCGCGGTCCCCGTCAGTCGACGCCACGTCCATCGTCAGCGGCAGTGCGGCTAGTGGCGTCACTGCCAATGGcgcgcccaagaagaagcgcggcCGCAAGGCCAAGAACCCTCGACCCGGCGACGAGTCGGCCGAGCAGACGCccagcctcgtcggcggcaaggcaCCCACGACGGTcagcggccagggcggcggcggcgacaaggacgcagccgacgacgacgacgatgacgaaaACCAGGAAATGGCCCTTGAAGAGGGCGTCGCACGGACACAGGAGCAGAAGCAGGAGGAGATTCGGCTGCGCGCCATGCTCGTTGAGGCTTTCGACAGCGAGCAGTACAACCGATACGAGCTGTGGCGAGCGGCCAAGCTGTCGGACGCCGTCGTGAAAAGG GTGGTAAACGCTACGGTGTCACAATCGGTTCCGCAAATGGTCAGCACGGCGGTCAAGGCCGTGGCCAAGCTGTTTGCGGGAGAAATCATCGAGTCGGCGCGCAACGTGCAGGCCGAGTGGATCACGGCAGGCGAAAAGCAGAGCGACctcccaacgccgcctccgtcggccaaggacgcggcgggcgaggaggagccagaGGTGAAGTGCGGGCCCCTCCGGCCGGACCATCTGCGGGAGGCGTGGAGGCGGTACAGGACGGGCGGGGAAAGCCGCGGCGTGGGCATGCAGCAGCTGTGGCACGCGCAGCAGGGGGACGGCGTGGAGCGGTTCTCAACGCGGACCGGCAGGCGGCTCTTCAAGTGA
- the GCH1 gene encoding GTP cyclohydrolase I (COG:H~EggNog:ENOG503NVRA): protein MAQTEDVDMAATTKKRSLDSASVSGSSTSDESTRKRRRNRNKNRKSGSPNGDVAVVNGAASARRPSAFDQRRNSLGKAARDPRDEPPPKKRAPVAGQGQKVRPPSPVIDYDGLSRPTRGTRQRREEDPEQAEKRLDKMRGAVRTLLECVGEDPDREGLLDTPSRYAKALLFLTKGYQVNVEDIVNNALFHEGHNEMVIVKDIEIHSLCEHHLVPFIGKMHIGYIPSDTVIGLSKLPRIAEMYARRLQIQERLTKEVAHAIMEILKPQGVAVVMESSHLCMVMRGVQQTSTSTITSCVLGCFERKSKTRNEFLSLVGVNRT, encoded by the exons ATGGCGCAGACCGAAgacgtcgacatggccgcgACCACCAAGAAGCGCTCCCTCGACTCGGCCAGCGTCTCAGGCTCCTCCACCAGCGACGAGTCCACgcgcaagcgccgccgcaacagGAACAAGAACCGCAAGTCCGGCAgccccaacggcgacgtcgccgtcgtcaatggcgccgcctcggcgcgccgccccagcgcTTTTGACCAGCGCCGCAACAGCCTGGGCAAGGCCGCACGCGACCCCCGGGACGAACCGCCCCCCAAGAAGCGCGCCCCCGTCGCAGGCCAGGGCCAAAAGgtccgcccgccgagccccgTCATCGACTATGACGGCCTGAGCAGGCCGA CCCGAGGCACGCGCCAACGCCGAGAGGAAGACCCCGAGCAGGCTGAGAAGCGCCTTGACAAgatgcgcggcgccgtgcgcACCCTCCTCGAGTGTGTCGGCGAGGACCCGGACCGCGAGGGCCTCCTCGACACGCCTTCGCGTTACGCAAAGGCCCTTCTTTTCCTCACAAAGGGCTACCAGGTCAACGTCGAGGACATTGTCAACAACGCCCTCTTCCACGAGGGCCACAACGAGATGGTCATTGTCAAGGACATTGAGATTCACAGCCTTTGCGAGCACCACCTCGTGCCCTTCATCGGCAAG ATGCACATCGGCTACATCCCCTCCGACaccgtcatcggcctctcCAAGCTGCCCCGCATCGCCGAGATgtacgcccgccgcctgcagaTCCAGGAGCGCCTTACCAAGGAGGTCGCCCACGCCATCATGGAGATCCTCAAGCcccagggcgtcgccgtcgtcatggagtCGAGCCACCTCTGCATGGTCATGCGCGGCGTCCAGCAGACGTCGACCTCCACAATCACCAGCTGCGTCCTCGGCTGCTTCGAGCGCAAGTCCAAGACGCGCAACGAATTTCTCAGCCTCGTTGGCGTCAACCGCAcatga
- a CDS encoding uncharacterized protein (EggNog:ENOG503NTX1~COG:K) — protein sequence MVSAPSAGGGVASSTNASARNSPAPRSTPTQASTRPKRKVNTNGYHPANTTVPLSAMVSTSLDLTSVERRGQPTAVREPLKKKDRLHGISDAPTYCPNEEEWRDPLEYIKKIAPEASEYGMCKIIPPDSWNPDFAIDTEKFHFRTRKQELNSVEGSTRANLTYLDGLAKFHKQQGNHLLRLPYVDKKPLDLYRLKKAVESRGGFDKVCKLKKWAEIGRDLGYSGKIMSSLSTSLKNSYQRWLCPYEEYLRLAKPGVHQQLEQEYGGPLTPSPAPTPPKRSNGNTPSSAKGDSPTRQASDALQSSFSSLKKETDRDTPMLDAPPIPTSASTPGGFTAINTNGFTAVNAASSAASRAANGETKSFTPDPKRFDTPGSSAKNTPETRPVGLAAAAALKRQLSCDSSSDSARKDTDADKEDGESSSRRSKRLKKEAVPTVAGSHMTPFRPSVPRIPRDEAPTAGDKCEICGKGDDTGSLLVCESCDHSYHGLCLDPPLKRKPDAEWNCPRCLVGDGQFGFEEGGLYSLKQFQQKANDFKQGYFEKKMPFDHALNCHRPVTEEDVEVEFWRLVADLEETVEVEYGADIHCTTHGSGFPTVEKNPNSPYATDPWNLNVLPFHADSLFRHIKSDISGMTVPWVYVGMIFSTFCWHNEDHYAYSANYQHFGATKTWYGIPGEDAEKFEEAMKEAVPELFETQPDLLFQLVTLLTPEQLKKAGVRVYALDQRAGQFVITFPQAYHAGFNHGFNFNEAVNFAPSDWEPFGLASVERTQAFRRQPCFSHDELLWTAAEGSAASSLTIETAKWLAPALDRIHKREKTQRADFVAKHEEALPHKCPLSGSPGEGDCPLTYKVEDEDVLDEDEQCCSYCKAFAYLSRFKCQRSGKVVCILHAGTHPCCEMTEQQRLTGEGHTLIYRKTEDDMTAAHDKVVEKARTPELWEEKYAKTLEEEATPSLKTLRTLLHEGERIPYDLASLPILKEFVDRCNEWVEEATNYIVRKQQNRRKNERAWQSGMRKSIGNSYQDQKERESRNVSNIYRLLREAEHIGFDCPEIAQLQERATAVKEFQVRAAAALENSNSMSMETVEELLEEGRGFNVDTPEVDRLSRVQEQMRWNEKARSSRGAFLSLKEVQDLIEEGKRLEIPSYNDHLKFYCDQMLAGETWERKARELIDAEVVHYPQLEALSNQVQVNALPVSRETLASVDQILHKQREAHRQILDITERCRNPDYSKRPKYSEAVEISKKLEDLNSKPNGTLDLENEKKRHEDWMRKGKKLFGKSNAPLHILKSHLEYVLDRNSDCFDVDNDTPRLPGEPVSREASPEQGGNRWEDPRARQVFCICRKIEAGMMIECELCHEWYHYKCLKIARGKVKEDDKYTCPICDWRMKIPRDAARPKLEDLVALSDEISALPFQPDEEDVLSRIIDNAQTFRDRIARYCNPLLSTEAEAETQRFYLRKLEGAEVLLAYETNFFRQELHRWCPVAPEPPPILEVSLSTRKPRPTKLQKMLAEYGVDNPDDLPEHARGKANSLRRKAANAEAAAAASHTNPGVILPPSNNSAYGGPAFYSRAPHTGGLDTAGPSGDHGGKLPSPMDKDRAKLAGTTILHPGFGSHLLMDGSIMSLEERLLQGEEEEDPMDLQTEAGKSKALEIFGRTEAGRREAEKIFGGNVWGSNRRSMSTQDRSMTPGGAEDDMMKHDQGNVDQMFKDMTNQDDEDEQKKKESVANGPVTAESLESERNGMDALLDGE from the exons ATGGTGTCGGCCccgagcgccggcggcggcgtcgccagcagcacaAATGCCAGCGCCCGCAATTCCCCAGCCCCGAGATCAACCCCGACtcaggcgtcgacgaggccaaaaCGCAAAGTCAATACCAACGGCTACCACCCTGCCAACACGACGGTCCCCTTGAGCGCCATGGTCAGCACGAGTCTGGACCTGACGTCGGTCGAACGTCGCGGCCAGCCCACGGCGGTGCGCGAGCCtctcaagaagaaggaccGCCTGCACGGCATCTCGGATGCCCCGACATACTGCCCGAATGAGGAAGAATGGCGCGACCCGCTCGAATACATCAAAAAGATTGCCCCAGAGGCATCTGAATACGGCATGTGCAAAATCATACCCCCGGACTCATGGAATCCCGACTTTGCAATTGATACCGAG AAGTTTCATTTCCGGACTCGAAAGCAGGAGCTCAATTCTGTAGAAGGGA GCACCCGCGCCAACCTGACTTacctcgacgggctggccAAGTTTCACAAGCAGCAGGGCAATCACCTGCTTCGCCTGCCCTATGTCGACAAGAAGCCCCTGGATTTGTATCGCCTGAAAAAGGCCGTAGAGTCTCGCGGTGGCTTCGACAAGGTCTGCAAGCTCAAGAAATGGGCCGAGATCGGTCGAGACCTGGGCTACAGTGGGAAGATCATGTCGTCGCTCTCGACGTCACTCAAGAACTCTTACCAGCGATGGCTCTGCCCCTACGAAGAATATCTTCGCCTTGCCAAACCCGGCGTTcaccagcagctggagcaAGAGTACGGTGGACCGTTGACCCCGAGCCCGGCACCAACTCCGCCTAAGCGATCAAATGGAAACACACCATCGAGCGCGAAAGGCGACTCGCCCACCCGGCAGGCGTCTGATGCGTTGCAGTCCAGCTTCAGCAGCCTGAAGAAGGAGACGGATCGGGACACGCCGATGCTTGATGCTCCGCCGATACCGACTTCAGCGAGCACGCCGGGAGGCTTTACCGCTATCAATACGAATGGCTTCACTGCCGTCAACGCTGCATCTAGCGCCGCCAGCCGAGCCGCAAATGGCGAAACAAAGAGTTTCACGCCGGACCCGAAAAGGTTTGATACTCCGGGCTCCTCTGCCAAAAACACGCCAGAGACTCGGCCGGTCGGactcgccgctgcagccgcccTCAAACGGCAACTGAGCTGTGACAGCTCCTCCGACTCCGCGAGGAAGGATACCGACGCGGATAAGGAGGACGGGGAGAGCAGCAGTCGCCGGAGCAAGCGATTGAAGAAGGAGGCCGTCCCAACGGTCGCGGGATCTCACATGACGCCTTTCAGACCCTCTGTTCCTCGAATTCCTCGCGATGAGGCTCCCACGGCTGGCGACAAATGCGAGATTTGCGGGAAAGGCGATGATACAGGTTCTCTTCTCGTCTGTGAATCGTGCGACCATTCGTACCATGGTCTATGCCTGGATCCGCCTCTGAAGCGAAAACCAGATGCCGAATGGAACTGTCCCAGGtgtctcgtcggcgacggacagTTCGGATTTGAAGAAGGTGGTTTATACTCGCTGAAACAGTTTCAACAAAAGGCCAACGACTTCAAACAGGGCTACTTTGAGAAGAAGATGCCCTTCGACCACGCCCTCAATTGCCATCGACCAGTGACAgaggaggacgtcgaggttGAATTTTGGCGCCTCGTTGCCGATTTGGAAGAAACAGTGGAGGTGGAATACGGCGCCGATATCCACTGCACAACTCACGGCTCGGGCTTTCCCACGGTTGAGAAGAACCCCAACAGCCCATACGCGACCGACCCATGGAATCTCAACGTCCTTCCGTTCCACGCCGACAGCCTTTTCAGGCACATCAAGTCGGACATCTCGGGCATGACAGTACCCTGGGTGTACGTCGGCATGATATTCTCCACCTTCTGCTGGCATAACGAGGATCACTACGCATACTCGGCGAACTATCAGCATTTCGGTGCCACGAAGACCTGGTACGGCATTCCCGGCGAGGACGCTGAGAAATTTGAGGAGGCGATGAAGGAAGCGGTGCCCGAGCTGTTTGAAACGCAACCAGATCTGCTATTCCAGCTCGTCACCCTGCTCACTCCGGAGCAGCTGAAGAAGGCCGGCGTGCGCGTGTATGCCTTGGACCAGAGGGCGGGGCAGTTCGTCATCACATTCCCCCAGGCTTACCACGCTGGTTTCAACCACGGCTTCAACTTCAACGAGGCTGTCAATTTTGCACCTTCCGACTGGGAGCCTTTCGGTCTCGCCAGCGTCGAAAGGACTCAGGCTTTCCGGCGCCAGCCATGCTTTTCTCACGACGAACTGCTGTGGACCGCAGCGGAAGGTAGTGCCGCGTCGAGCCTCACCATAGAAACGGCAAAGTGGCTCGCTCCGGCCCTCGATCGCATTCACAAACGTGAAAAGACGCAGCGGGCAGACTTCGTCGCCAAGCATGAAGAAGCGTTACCCCATAAATGTCCCCTTTCGGGCAGTCCGGGCGAAGGTGACTGCCCATTAACTTACAAGGtcgaagacgaagacgtgCTCGATGAGGACGAACAATGCTGCAGCTACTGCAAGGCGTTCGCATACCTGTCACGCTTCAAGTGCCAGCGATCCGGCAAGGTCGTGTGCATTCTTCACGCCGGAACACACCCCTGCTGCGAGATGACCGAGCAACAGAGACTCACCGGCGAGGGTCATACCCTGATCTACCGCAAGACCGAAGACGATATGACCGCGGCTCATGACAAAGTCGTCGAAAAGGCTCGCACCCCAGAGCTATGGGAAGAAAAGTACGCCAAGACactcgaggaagaagccaCGCCGTCGCTAAAAACTCTCCGCACCTTACTTCATGAAGGTGAACGCATTCCATACGACTTGGCATCGTTGCCGATTCTTAAGGAGTTTGTCGACAGATGCAACGAATGGGTCGAGGAAGCGACGAACTATATTGTGCGAAAGCAACAGAACCGGCGCAAAAACGAGCGGGCCTGGCAGAGCGGCATGCGAAAGTCGATCGGCAACTCCTACCAGGACCAGAAAGAGCGCGAATCGCGCAACGTGTCCAACATCTATCGGCTTTTGAGAGAAGCGGAACATATCGGCTTCGACTGCCCGGAGATTGCGCAGCTCCAGGAGCGGGCAACCGCCGTTAAGGAGTTCCAGGTGCGGGCCGCAGCCGCCCTCGAGAATAGCAACAGCATGTCCATGGAGACGGTCGaagagctcctcgaggagggTCGTGGCTTTAACGTGGACACGCCCGAGGTCGACAGACTTTCGAGAGTGCAGGAGCAGATGCGCTGGAACGAAAAGGCCCGATCTAGCCGTGGCGCTTTCCTTTCCCTGAAGGAAGTCCAGGATCTCATTGAGGAGGGCAAGCGGCTTGAGATCCCGAGCTACAACGACCATCTCAAATTCTACTGCGACCAGATGCTTGCCGGCGAGACATGGGAGAGGAAAGCACGGGAGCTCATCGATGCAGAGGTTGTCCATTACCCTCAGCTGGAGGCCCTCTCCAACCAAGTGCAGGTCAACGCACTTCCAGTCTCGCGGGAGACGTTAGCTAGCGTCGACCAGATTCTTCACAAGCAGCGTGAGGCGCACCGTCAGATTCTCGACATCACGGAAAGATGTCGCAATCCGGACTACTCGAAGCGACCAAAGTATTCGGAAGCGGTTGAAATTTCTAAGAAGCTGGAGGACCTGAATTCGAAACCCAACGGCACGCTCGACTTGGAGAATGAGAAGAAGAGGCACGAGGATTGGATGCGCAAAGGCAAGAAGCTGTTTGGAAAATCCAACGCGCCGCTCCACATTCTCAAGAGCCACCTCGAGTATGTCCTAGACCGTAACTCGGACTGTTTCGATGTGGACAACGACACTCCCCGGCTTCCCGGTGAGCCGGTGTCGCGGGAGGCCAGCCCCGAGCAAGGTGGCAATCGCTGGGAAGATCCTCGCGCCAGGCAAGTCTTTTGCATTTGCAGAAAGATTGAGGCTGGCATGATGATTGAGTGCGAACTCTGCCATGAGTG GTACCATTACAAGTGTTTGAAGATCGCGCGAGGGaaggtcaaggaggacgACAAGTACACGTGCCCGATCTGCGACTGGCGGATGAAGATACCTCGGGACGCTGCGAGACCCAAGCTTGAAGACCTCGTGGCCCTGTCCGACGAGATCTCGGCCCTGCCGTTCCAACCCGATGAAGAGGACGTTCTCTcgcgcatcatcgacaaCGCACAGACCTTTCGAGATCGCATTGCGCGCTACTGCAATCCTCTTCTCTCCACCGAGGCGGAAGCAGAGACGCAGCGATTCTACCTCCGAAAGCTCGAAGGCGCCGAAGTGCTTCTCGCCTACGAGACCAACTTTTTCCGGCAAGAACTCCATAGGTGGTGCCCCGTCGCacccgagccgccgccaatTCTGGAGGTGTCACTGAGCACTCGCAAGCCCCGGCCCACCAAGCTGCAGAAGATGCTTGCTGAATACGGTGTGGACAACCCAGACGACCTACCCGAGCACGCCAGGGGCAAGGCGAATAGCTTGCGCCGGAAGGCGGCAAACGCcgaagctgctgccgccgcctcgcacACGAATCCTGGGGTCATTCTGCCTCCATCCAATAATTCTGCCTATGGCGGTCCGGCGTTCTACTCCAGAGCCCCTCACACAGGTGGTTTGGACACGGCAGGGCCATCGGGCGACCACGGTGGGaagctgccgtcgccgatggaCAAAGACAGGGCGAAATTGGCTGGCACCACCATTCTGCATCCTGGGTTCGGATCTCATTTGCTCATGGATGGCTCTATTATGTCATTGGAAGAGCGCCTGTTGcaaggagaggaagaggaagaccCCATGGACCTGCAGACGGAGGCTGGGAAGAgcaaggccctcgagatCTTCGGCCGCACGGAAgcggggaggagagaggCCGAGAAGATTTTTGGCGGAAATGTATGGGGCTCAAACCGCAGATCCATGAGCACCCAGGATCGGTCCATGActcctggcggcgcggaagACGACATGATGAAGCATGATCAGGGGAACGTGGACCAGATGTTCAAGGACATGACGAACCaggacgatgaagacgagcagaagaagaaggagagcGTCGCGAACGGCCCCGTTACGGCGGAATCTCTCGAGAGCGAGAGAAATGGCATGGACGCGCTGTTGGATGGTGAGTAG
- the SLX1 gene encoding Slx4p interacting protein (EggNog:ENOG503NZP6~COG:L), with product MSQVTKPLPALYTVYVLRSTVRHASLYIGSTPNPPRRLKQHNGDVKGGAARTSRHTLRPWEMIVLVSGFPSMIAALKFEWALTNPHLSLHIPDESRLAVSTQRKKNGMPRRPPHSLNSVVSNLHLLTGVPSFARWPLNLHFLAREPHAAWKTWLATLGKPSRPGLRILTDYDVQPPPRNSGDRDGGGSGSGHSGDAAAEASQRGIYALPLDYKPLRAYVEKAHDVVSFEREGACVHCGEQLESGRGLHTMCPNDGCRGMGHLDCWSRHALAGDEDGQQGEVIPDVCACPSCGGEVRWGDMMKELSLRVRGANEVDKLLKKKKTRKTTKTTAPTVG from the exons ATGAGTCAAGTCACGAAGCCCCTGCCGGCCCTGTACACGGTCTACGTCCTGCGCTCTACCGTGCGCCACGCGTCGCTGTACATTGGCTCGACGCCGAACCCGCCACGGCGGCTCAAGCAGCACAATGGCGAcgtcaagggcggcgcggcgcgcacgtCGCGGCACACGCTGCGGCCCTGGGAGATGATTGTCCTCGTGTCTGGATTCCCCAGCATGATTGCCGCGCTCAAGTTTGA ATGGGCGCTCACAAACCCGCACCTGTCGCTGCATATACCCGACGAGTCGCGGCTCGCCGTCTCGACGCAGCGCAAGAAGAACGGCATGcccaggcgcccgccgcacaGCCTCAACTCGGTCGTGTCGAACCTGCACCTCCTCACGGGCGTGCCGAGCTTCGCACGCTGGCCCTTGAACCTGCACTTCCTAGCGCGGGAGCCGCACGCGGCGTGGAAGACCTGGCTCGCGACGTTGGGCAAGCCCAGCAGGCCCGGGCTACGCATCCTGACCGACTATGATGTgcagccaccgccgaggaATAGTGGtgaccgcgacggcggcggtagcggtAGCGGTCATAGTGgtgacgccgcggcggaagCGTCCCAGCGGGGCATATACGCCCTCCCGCTGGACTACAAGCCCCTCCGCGCGTACGTCGAAAAGGCGCACGACGTGGTGTCGTTTGAGCGTGAGGGCGCCTGCGTGCACTGCGGAGAGCAGCTCGAGTCGGGCCGGGGGCTGCACACCATGTGCCCCAACGACGGGTGCAGGGGCATGGGCCACCTCGACTGCTGGAGCAGGCACGCGCTTgctggcgacgaagacgggcagcagggcgaggtGATACCTGATGTTTGCGCGTGTCCGTCGTGTGGAGGCGAGGTGCGCTGGGGAGACATGATGAAGGAGCTAAGCCTTCGGGTTCGCGGGGCCAACGAGGTGGACAAGCTGCttaagaagaagaagacgaggaaaacgacgaagacgaccgCACCGACGGTGGGTTGA
- the sap61 gene encoding DNA ligase (ATP) (EggNog:ENOG503NU4F~COG:A): protein MSALEAARNIREDLERLEQGISDRVREEPKHIRNILNRDHEVAQLLGEIQKQASSLVDILNDDIGFTGQAMEELSTGDPFSKFYSQMDTLREHHNRYPNEQAENLEQRYRLKHDYTGATASIVDSLFSGEEGFGKYFDLNTCHDEFLSLPNVKHLSYLQYLEEFDNFAPNHGGVKRAEKLTDQYFKYVGDLAEYLTSFRKRTKPLEDVDKVLAEFDVEFGKAWSKDEVPGWQSEGGSASSGPNNLSSPDAVWCDDCEKEFKNENVYKNHLTGRKHVKAAEARKQHQEAGDNEDGGRSNGALSTKRIKERAVAEREHRVKRLASAMSTERSDTRVNVERKQGMTERERQQELENLNNITEEPRETEENGQEEGDEGDEKIYNPLKLPLAWDGKPIPFWLYRLHGLGAEFNCEVCGNFVYMGRRAFDKHFSEPRHIYGLKCLGITNVTLFRDITKIEEALKLWDRIQKEQKKSRIDDGSIVQMEDSEGNVMPEKVYLDLQKQGLL, encoded by the exons ATGTCTGCCCTCGAGGCAGCGCGGAACATCCGCGAGGatctcgagcgcctcgaacAGGGCATCTCGGATCGCGTACGGGAAGAGCCCAAGCAT ATCCGCAACATTCTCAACAGAGATCACGAGGTGGCGCAGCTGCTTGGTGAGATCCAGAAGCAGGCTAGCAGCCTGGTTGACATCCTGAACGATGATATCGGCTTCACGGGGCAGGCTATGGAGGAGCTGAGCACCGGCGATCCATTCAGCAAGTTCTACAGTCAGATGGACACTCTTCGTGAGCATCACAACCGGTACCCGAacgagcaggccgagaaCCTCGAGCAACGCTATCGACTGAAGCACGACTACACTGGCGCAACCGCCTCGATCGTCGACTCGCTCTTTTCCGGCGAAGAGGGCTTCGGCAAATACTTTGACCTCAACACCTGCCACGACGAATTTCTCAGCCTCCCCAATGTCAAACATCTTTCCTATCTCCAATATCTTGAAGAGTTCGACAACTTCGCCCCCAATCACGGCGGAGTGAAACGGGCCGAGAAGCTGACCGACCAGTACTTCAAGTACGTCGGGGACTTGGCCGAGTATCTAACTTCATTCCGGAAACGCACGAAACCCCTCGAGGATGTCGACAAGGTCTTGGCCGAGTTCGATGTCGAGTTTGGCAAGGCATGGAGCAAGGACGAGGTGCCAGGCTGGCAGTCCGAGGGCGGTTCCGCGAGTAGTGGCCCCAACAATCTCAGTAGCCCCGACGCTGTATGGTGCGACGATTGCGAGAAGGAGTTCAAGAACGAAAACGTTTACAAGAACCATCTGACTGGACGGAAACACGTCAAGGCAGCCGAGGCCAGGAAGCAGCACCAGGAGGCTGGCGACaacgaggatggcggccgaTCAAATGGCGCTCTGTCAACAAAGCGCATCAAGGAGCGAGCCGTGGCAGAGCGTGAGCATCGAGTCAAGCGACTTGCCAGCGCGATGAGCACGGAACGCAGTGACACGCGAGTCAACGTCGAGCGCAAGCAGGGTATGacggagcgcgagcgccagcaggAGCTCGAGAACCTCAACAACATAACCGAGGAGCCGAGAGAGACGGAAGAGAACGGTCAAGAAGAAGGTGACGAGGGAGACGAAAAGATATACAACCCGCTGAAGCTGCCGCTCGCCTGGGACGGCAAGCCGATCCCCTTCTGGCTGTACCGACTGCACGGCCTAGGCGCAGAGTTCAACTGCGAGGTCTGCGGCAACTTTGTATACATGGGACGCCGGGCGTTCGACAAGCACTTTAGCGAGCCGCGACACATTTACGGCCTCAAGTGCCTGGGCATCACCAACGTCACCCTCTTCCGAGATATAACCAAGATCGAAGAGGCGTTGAAGCTGTGGGACAGGATTCAGAAGGAGCAGAAGAAGTCGAGGattgacgacggcagcatcgtGCAGATGGAGGACAGCGAGGGCAACGTCATGCCCGAGAAGGTATACCTGGACCTGCAGAAGCAGGGTCTTCTGTAa